In Bicyclus anynana chromosome 22, ilBicAnyn1.1, whole genome shotgun sequence, the following proteins share a genomic window:
- the LOC112049671 gene encoding uncharacterized protein LOC112049671 has protein sequence MYVVVALCFVALASAMPDYRPCTYDTRGLCMHYCEEGTYSYNTGCGPMTPEPTCENPHPVATRYAICDYSACYCKPPTVRDTSSKKCVLLERCPPKEDHNIHDSHLYTKF, from the exons ATGTATGTGGTAGTTGCACTGTGTTTTGTCGCTTTGGCTAGCGCCATGCCGGATTACAGACCATGCACCTACGATACTAGAGGATTAT GTATGCACTATTGTGAAGAAGGAACCTATTCATACAACACTGGTTGTGGCCCGATGACCCCCGAACCGACTTGTGAAAACCCGCACCCAGTAGCAACCAGATACGCTATATGTGACTACTCAGCTTGCTACTGTAAACCGCCCACCGTTAGAGATACTTCTAGTAAGAAGTGCGTTCTACTAGAAAGATGTCCACCAAAAGAGGATCATAATATTCACGattcacatttatatactaaGTTTTGA
- the LOC112049666 gene encoding uncharacterized protein LOC112049666, with amino-acid sequence MKLLFVLCLVALVGLSLADTKTHNRGCIYIMGRCSRECEEGTHSYGTGCGYLLPEATCDNPTPELDKRGKICDFSACYCDPPTVRDSATKKCVALEDCPKKEECEIYRD; translated from the exons ATGAAgttgttgtttgttttgtgtCTTGTCGCCCTGGTCGGGTTATCATTGGCTGACACGAAGACTCATAACAGAGGCTGCATTTATATTATGGGAAGat GTTCCCGAGAGTGTGAAGAAGGCACCCATTCGTATGGAACCGGTTGCGGTTATTTGCTACCAGAGGCAACCTGCGACAACCCGACACCCGAGCTCGACAAAAGGGGCAAGATCTGCGACTTCTCCGCGTGCTACTGTGACCCGCCGACCGTCCGTGATTCTGCTACTAAGAAATGTGTAGCTCTAGAAGACTGTCCCAAGAAAGAAGAATGTGAAATATATCGTGATTGa
- the LOC128199313 gene encoding uncharacterized protein LOC128199313 translates to MAQPEVSVSGVSVSARIPEFWTDLPRHWFIQAEAVLHPQKMSDEAKFQFVISKLGKDVIQQVTDILVKQPENGKYDTLKTRLLDIYEESENRKVQKLISEMELGDQKPSQLLRKMQELASGKVTDETLTILWQNHLPGWVRGILTASGLSDINALARMADKVTENAMPIQGVAAVRSARSDSPDVIAEIHKLGERLRKIENSQRSGGRSRSRSHGAPHKNGVFRS, encoded by the exons ATGGCTCAACCAGAGGTGTCAGTTTCCGGCGTGTCTGTATCGGCGAGAATTCCTGAATTTTGGACGGATTTGCCGCGACACTGGTTCATACAGGCGGAGGCAGTGCTACACCCGCAGAAGATGTCTGACGAGGCAAAATTTCAGTTTGTCATATCGAAATTAGGAAAAGACGTTATACAACAAGTGACAGACATATTAGTCAAACAGCCGGAAAATGGTAAATatgatacattaaaaacaagattACTTGACATTTATGAGGAGTCAGAAAATAGAAAGGTACAAAAATTGATATCTGAAATGGAGCTTGGCGACCAGAAGCCATCGCAGTTGCTGAGGAAAATGCAAGAGCTGGCAAGTGGCAAAGTTACAGATGAAACCCTTACCATCCTTTGGCAAAACCATTTGCCGGGATGGGTGAGAGGAATACTCACGGCATCAGGTTTAAGCGATATTAACGCTTTGGCCAGAATGGCAGACAAGGTGACAGAAAATGCAATGCCTATACAGGGGGTGGCCGCAGTACGGAGTGCAAGGAGTGATTCTCCAGATGTCATAGCGGAGATCCACAAGCTGGGCGAACGActaagaaaaattgaaaattcccagcGTAGCGGTGGGAGAAGCCGATCACGGTCACACGGCGCGCCAC ACAAAAATGGAGTTTTTAGGTCATGA
- the LOC112049659 gene encoding uncharacterized protein LOC112049659, with translation MKLLFVLSLVALVGLSLADTKTHNRGCIYIMGRCYRECEEGTHSYGTGCGYLLPEATCDNPTPELDKRGKICDFSACYCDPPTVRDSATNKCVALEDCPKKKE, from the exons ATGAAGTTGTTGTTTGTTCTGTCTCTTGTCGCCCTGGTCGGGTTATCATTGGCTGACACGAAGACTCATAACAGAGGCTGCATTTATATAATGGGAagat GTTATCGAGAGTGTGAAGAAGGCACCCATTCGTATGGAACCGGTTGCGGTTATTTGCTACCAGAGGCAACCTGCGACAACCCGACACCCGAGCTCGACAAAAGGGGCAAGATCTGCGACTTCTCCGCGTGCTACTGCGACCCGCCGACCGTCCGTGATTCTGCTACTAACAAATGTGTAGCTCTAGAAGACTGTCCCaagaaaaaagaataa
- the LOC112049658 gene encoding chitinase A, translating to MRQAVVFAALLALAECGPPGKPNLGWGERTFAIVEVNQAATAYNQLVKRHDAADVTVTWNVWSGDPATSSKVLLDGKQYWSGAGSATSATFPVKKGGRYQMKVELCNADGCSSCEPTEIVVADTDGSHLPPLDFSMGERNKPFKQTSGKVVGAYFVEWGVYPRKFPVDRIPVPNLTHLLYGFIPICGGDGINDSLKEIEGSFQALQRSCSGREDFKVSIHDPWAALQKPQKGLSSWNEPYKGNFGQLMSLKQRRPDLKILPSIGGWTLADPFFFFTDQTKRHRFVDSVKDFLMTWKFFDGVDIDWEFPGGKGANPDLGSPEDGKIYVTLMKELREMLDELTVSTGKKYELTSAISSGWDKIQVVDYSKAQNYMDHIFLMSYDFKGAWSNDTLGHQTPLYAPEWNPKETYTTDFGVKYLLAQGVNPKKIIVGVAMYGRGWTGVNGYKDGNPFTGNATGPVKGTWQDGVVDYREIANEIAQSQWEFHYDNVAQAPYVFRPSTGDLVTYDNARSVIEKGKYVRNNKLGGLFAWEIDADNGDLLNAMNMGLGNNQA from the coding sequence ATGAGGCAGGCGGTGGTCTTCGCGGCGCTGCTCGCGCTCGCCGAGTGCGGGCCCCCTGGGAAGCCGAACTTGGGATGGGGTGAACGGACGTTCGCGATCGTCGAAGTGAACCAAGCGGCCACGGCGTACAACCAGCTCGTGAAACGGCATGACGCCGCCGATGTCACTGTCACGTGGAACGTTTGGTCGGGAGACCCGGCCACGAGCTCCAAAGTTCTTCTAGATGGCAAGCAGTACTGGTCCGGCGCAGGCTCTGCGACCTCCGCGACATTCCCTGTCAAGAAAGGAGGAAGATACCAGATGAAAGTGGAACTCTGCAATGCAGACGGTTGCAGCTCCTGTGAACCGACCGAAATCGTTGTAGCCGATACTGATGGAAGCCATTTACCTCCTCTGGACTTTTCAATGGGAGAGAGGAATAAGCCGTTCAAGCAGACATCTGGGAAAGTCGTCGGTGCTTACTTTGTGGAGTGGGGTGTGTATCCCAGGAAGTTCCCAGTCGACCGCATCCCTGTTCCGAATCTCACCCATCTTTTGTACGGATTCATCCCGATTTGCGGTGGAGACGGTATCAACGACAGTTTGAAAGAAATCGAGGGAAGCTTCCAAGCTTTACAACGATCTTGCAGTGGCCGAGAGGACTTCAAGGTTTCCATCCACGACCCTTGGGCAGCTTTACAGAAACCGCAGAAGGGACTGTCTTCCTGGAACGAACCTTACAAGGGCAATTTCGGACAGTTGATGTCGTTGAAGCAGAGGAGACCCGACTTGAAGATTCTACCCTCAATCGGTGGCTGGACTCTCGCTGatcccttcttcttcttcaccgATCAGACAAAGAGACATCGTTTCGTGGACTCTGTGAAAGATTTCCTCATGACCTGGAAGTTCTTCGATGGTGTCGACATCGATTGGGAGTTCCCCGGAGGTAAGGGAGCCAACCCTGATCTCGGAAGCCCAGAGGACGGTAAAATCTACGTCACATTGATGAAGGAGTTGCGCGAAATGCTTGATGAACTGACAGTTTCGACCGGTAAGAAGTACGAGCTGACTTCTGCTATCAGCTCCGGTTGGGACAAGATCCAGGTTGTAGATTACAGCAAGGCCCAGAACTACATGGACCACATCTTCTTGATGAGTTACGATTTCAAGGGAGCTTGGTCAAACGACACTTTGGGTCACCAAACTCCACTGTACGCGCCAGAATGGAATCCCAAAGAGACGTACACGACTGACTTTGGTGTTAAGTACCTGTTGGCTCAAGGGGTTAATCCGAAGAAGATTATAGTGGGTGTAGCTATGTATGGCAGAGGCTGGACCGGTGTCAATGGTTACAAAGACGGGAACCCCTTCACTGGCAACGCAACAGGACCCGTTAAAGGGACTTGGCAAGACGGAGTAGTGGACTACAGGGAAATAGCCAATGAAATTGCACAGAGTCAGTGGGAGTTCCACTATGACAATGTAGCACAAGCCCCATATGTCTTCAGACCGTCGACCGGTGACCTGGTAACGTACGACAACGCGAGGTCCGTTATTGAGAAGGGTAAATACGTAAGGAATAACAAACTAGGGGGTCTCTTCGCATGGGAGATCGACGCAGACAATGGTGATCTACTAAATGCCATGAACATGGGTCTGGGCAACAATCAGGCTTGA